The genomic interval GCAAGCGGCAATCTCTTTGAGTAAAGATAAATGATTGGGCAATATCTTTTCATATTTAATCAGAGTGGTTAGGTCTTGATGGTAAATGGCCTGTGACATAAAAGTAAAAGTATGAGGTGAGGAGGTTACTTTTGCAAAGATAAAAAGTAATGTAGTTTTTTGGTGATATTTTCCTGAATTTACGCCTGCTTGATGGCAGGAGAGCGTTTTTTGAAGGGGAACTGCCAAAACATTGGACTTTATAAAGCCACCTTGTGAATTGTAGCAGTACCGTGGGGGATGCCCTCACATTTTCGTTGATTCTATTGTGGTTTCAGGCTTTTCGTTCTAACTTTCCTCAACCAAATTATTTGTTGAACGATTTAACAAAAACATATTGAAAACTATACTAATAACCAATGCGCTGGTAGTAAACGAAGGGACTACCGAAGAAAAAGATGTGTTGATAAAAGATGGTTTGATTGACAAAATAGGGAAAGATTTGTCGGGCACTACAGCCGACTTGCACATAGATGCTAAAGGCAAACACTTATTACCAGGAGTGATAGACGACCAGGTACATTTTCGTGAGCCAGGGCTTACCCACAAGGCAGACCTCTACCACGAGGCAAAAGCCGCAGTGAGAGGAGGAACGACTACCTTTATGGAAATGCCCAACACAGTACCCAATACATTGACCCAGGAACTACTGGAGCAAAAATATCAACGGGCTTCAGAGGTGGCACTTGCCAATTATTCATTTTTTATGGGGGCTTCTAACGATAATATAGAAGAGGTGTTAAAAACCGACCCTAAAAAAGTGTGTGGCATCAAAGTATTTATGGGTTCTTCTACGGGCAACATGTTGGTAGACAACCGCGAAGTGTTAGAAAAAATATTTAGTCAGGCACCTATATTGGTAGCTACCCATTGTGAAGATGAAGCCACCATAAGAGCTAAATCGGCAGTATATAAAGAAAAATACGGCGATGATGTGCCTATGAGTGCCCACCCCGAAATAAGAGATGTAGAAGCTTGTTACAAATCGAGTAGCCTTGCGGTAGAACTTGCAAAAAAACACAATAGTCGTTTGCATATTTTGCATATTTCTACTGCCAAGGAACTAGAGCTTTTCCGCAACGACATTCCATTGGCAGAAAAACGCATTACTTCTGAAGTGTGCGTACACCACTTATGGTTTGAAGCAAGCCAATACGATGCTTTGGGCTCACAGATGAAATGCAATCCAGCCATTAAAGAAAAAAGCAACCGTGAAGCATTATGGGAAGCATTAAACGATGATCGCCTAGACATTATAGCCACCGACCACGCCCCCCACACCTGGGAAGAAAAGCAAAACCATTACTGGAAAGCGCCCGCAGGACTGCCACTGGTGCAGTTTTCATTGCAAATGATGCTTGAGATGGCACGCGAAGGCAGGCTAACCCTGGAGAAAGTAGTAGAAAAAATGGCGCATACTCCTGCCATCTGTTTTGAGGTAGAAAAACGCGGTTACATTCGCGAGGGCTATTGGGCTGACCTGGTGCTGGTAGACCTGAACAAAACCACTACCGTCAAAAAAGAAGACATTGTATACAAGGCGGGTTGGTCGCCACTTGAAGGGCAAGGGTTCCATTCAGACATTACCCATACTATAGTATCAGGGCATTTGGCTTATGCCGAAGGCAAGTTTGACGAATCGAAAAAAGGCGAACGCGTGCTGTTTGACCGTTAATACTTAGAGTATGTTTAAAGCGTGTCTTCGGAGTTAAAAATGATGAGTTTTTTGTGCTGGCGAGATATATTTTTAAGCTAATAGCTTTAGCTATTGACGCAAAAATTAACGAAGTCAGCGCGTAAAAATCACTTTTTTAGCCCAGATTATGATTTTTAAACATACTCTTATAGACACCCAATCAAAAAACTACCCCTATTGATACTAACTTTAGACTATAGGGGTAGTTTTTTTCCTACTTATAAAATACTGCCTTATAAATTATATCGCTTTGGATGTGATATAAGTTGAGCACTTCTTTGACTGTCAATTGCTCAAGTATGATTTTCTTATACTTTTTATACAAAGCCAAAGGCATTTCACCTTGTTGGATATGAGGCTCATCCTGTGAGGAAAAACTAATGGATACTACTTTTCTTTTTCGCCAGTCGATACCCAACAACATCTCGTCATTAAAAGGTTCAAAAGCTTGTTTATATTCTTGAGGACTGAAGTATTGTTGACGCAGTTTTTTGGTATTGATAAATTGCTTTGCTTTCTCCGAAAACCTCACAATAAATCCATCAAACCTACTTCCATAATGAAGGTATTCCTGATTAAGTTTTTCAGAGTGCCAGTTCAATGTAGGAGAGATAAATGGCTTCAAGGCATTTATAAACTCCTGAGAGGCTATATTAGTATAATGTCCATTGTAGCGTAGCGTAATATATGTCCCAAGCGAAACAGACGTACCATCGGTGTAAAACACCTGGGCTACTAATTTTGTGATGCCATAAAGAAATCTTTTTTTTGCTTTGATACTATCAGGTACTTGTTCAATTATTTTTTGAAAAGGTCCAAAATGTTTTTCGTTTACCAGGGTATACTGGGTATGTAGACCAGGTCTTGTTAACTTATCTTCGGTAGGAGCTACCGAAAATTTATTTAGCTTATTTATTACATAAATATCTATTTTTTTTATTTTTGGGATAGCATAGCCCAAGGTGGGGGCAAGCAATAATAATGAAAGTATACTACACAAAGCCAGAAAGTGGCGCAGGGTAAAGTCAATATGTTTCATGTTTAGTTTTTGTTTGATTCGTATAATTTTTTGTGTGCTTCTTTTCGCTCCTCAAAAACCTTTATCAACCTTAGGTGCTCATCTCTAGAATGAAGATCTAAGATATGTTTAATTGGGCTATCGGCCGAAGTAGGACCATCTTTCATTAATATATGACTAGAGGCTGAATTATAGTATTCCCTTTTGGTTTCTTTGTTATTCTTGTCTGCTTTCTTCAACTCATCAATGACCTGCCATTCCAGGGCTACAATAAATTTGTGCTCAGCACTATCGTGTTTGTCTTTATCAACATTTTCTTCTAAAGTCAAGCCATAAGTCTCAAGGTAACCATGCTCAATAGCCGCATGTGTCATTTCGTGAATGAGTCCTAGGGCTGGCGATTGATAGCCCAGGGTTTTAAGTGTTCTATCAACGCGTTTTTTACTACGGTCTTTAAAACCTTTGGCATCACTTACGACCAAGCCTGTATGTGAATACCATCGAATCAAGTTTTCGCCCTGCACTTGTTCTGTTTTTGACAAATCAAACCTAGATGAGTCGCTAGTTTGCACTTTTGTAATCACCTTTAAGTTTTCCAGGTAGTTAATTACCTTAGTGGCAGTAGGAGATTGCTTTAGATAAGTAATGGCTTTTTTGAATTCTTCAGGTTCGGCAACAGCCACTAACCCATGCTTCTTCTTTTTCTCTTGTTTTTTTGAGGTGTTTTTAGATATACGTGGCTTGTTATGTGGGGGCTTGGCATAAGGAAAGGTACTTCCTTTGGTATATTTGGCATATATTGCTTGAACAGTTTTGTCACTGACAACAGGCTTAATGTTATGGTTGGGTTGTACAGTATTTAGCGCATTTTTATTTTTCTGTCTCTCTCTATCGAAAATGCTTCTCTTTTGCGATATTTCATTTTCTTCCCGCTTTACCTTTATTTTCATTTTTTATATCTACTTATTTTACAATCAATGTAGTTTTTGCCCTTGTGAAGCAATGGTTTTTCTATAAGAACTTGTTCATGATTTGGACTCTACCCTACTATTTTTTCGCCTCGGTTTGTGTCTCCACAACCGGGTTTACGAGTCCTTAGATACCGATGAAGTCGGTGCTCAGCAAAGCTAAATCGCTCCTTCACAGAGCTTGGGAACGGTGCTTTTCAAGGTTTCGATCAGCTCTCAACGAAGTTAAAAACTGGGTAGAGTACATAATTTGTTTTTACACTTTAGAGTCCAAGATTTTGACAAAGTTCTTTTTGAGATGCTTTAGAACACAATGCTCATATTTTAAATAAGAAAACCAAACCCTTGATAAAGCTATAAGTTAAGCGTTTTTTATATAAAAAATAGTACTCAGCCCTTTTTTATGGCTGTTTTTTTTCGTAGCAACGTGCTGCCCCAATGCCAGTTTATATGATTTAACCCTTTCTTTAATAAACCACATATTTGTGAATCAAGGCTGTAGTGAAGCAATGGTAAGTGTAGAATAATTGCTGTCACATATTATTGTTTCTGATAAAGGTTGTATTTATTGACATAGTAAAGTAACTCGCAGTACTAAAAATGAGCCTAGTACCTCAACCTCTAAATACCTGATACATTATTTCGGCGATATTTGCCCCCTGACTTTACTTCAAAAATTGAGCGTAGCTATGGCTACGCTCAATTTTTGAAGTTCGTCAGAGAACAAATCTTATCCAAAATAAATGGTGCATTTACTTAGAGGGTAAGGTACTAGCCATAGGCAAGTTCAGTTTCTTCTTTGAAAATCAATAGCCAACGAAAAGATCAAAATATACCCCAAACGATTTCATCAATGATTTTAGTACTGCTTATAGATATTATCTATTGCAAAATAATTTAAATAGATAGCTAATTTCATGAATTCCTCCTTTATTTTCTTAAATTCACTCCCAACAAGATCAAAAAAAACAAAACCAATCGCATTATGAATAATAACGGAACTATTTCTGGCGACGAAGCCAAATGCCCATTCTTAAACGGTTCGCTCAATCAAACCGCAGGTGGGGGAACAAGAAACCACGACTGGTGGCCTAACCAACTAAAGTTAAATATTCTACGTCAAAACTCTGCTTTGTCTAACCCAATGGACGAAGACTTCAATTATGCCGAAGAATTTAAAAGCCTTGACCTTGCTGCAGTAAAAAAAGACATCATAGATTTGATGACTGACTCTCAGGATTGGTGGCCTGCTGATTATGGACATTATGGACCGCTCTTTATACGTATGGCTTGGCACAGTGCGGGTACTTACCGTATTGCCGATGGTCGTGGAGGAGGAGGAACAGGTATGCAGCGATTTGCTCCGCTCAATAGCTGGCCTGATAATACCAACCTTGACAAAGCCCGCTTGTTGCTTTGGCCTGTAAAACAAAAGTATGGCAGAAAACTTTCCTGGGCAGACTTAATGATCCTTGCTGGAAACTGCGCCCTTGAGTCTATGGGTTTTGAGACCTTTGGTTTTGCCGGAGGACGCGAAGACATGTGGGAACCTGAAGAAGATGTGTACTGGGGACCCGAAAATGAGTGGCTCGATGACAAACGTTACGAAGGCGACCGTGAACTGGAGAACCCATTGGGTGCAGTACAAATGGGGCTTATTTATGTAAACCCTGAAGGACCGAATGGTAACCCTGACCCATTGGCTGCTGCTAAAGACATCCGCGAAACGTTTGGACGAATGGCAATGAACGATGAAGAAACCGTGGCTTTGATTGCCGGAGGACATACCTTTGGTAAAACCCACGGTGCCGGAGACGCCAAGCATGTAGGAGCAGAACCCGCCGCCGCAGGCATTGCCGAGCAAGGAATGGGTTGGACTAACTCTTTTGGCAGTGGTAAAGGTGGCGACACCATTACCAGTGGACTGGAAGGCGCCTGGACTACCACGCCTACGCAATGGAGTAACAACTTTTTTGAAAACCTGTTTGGCTATGAGTGGGAGCTAACCAAAAGCCCTGCGGGGGCTCATCAGTGGCAGCCCAAAGGGGGTGCTGGAGCTGGTTTGGTGCCCGATGCCCACGACCCAGCCAAAAAGCATGCACCTTTTATGCTCACCACCGACCTTGCCCTAAGAATGGACCCTGCGTATGAAAAAATTTCGCGTCGTTTCCACGAAAACCCTGACCAGTTTGCCGATGCTTTTGCCCGTGCCTGGTTTAAGCTTACCCACCGCGACATGGGACCCAAGTCTCGTTATTTGGGACCAGAGGTGCCCCAAGAAGATTTGCTATGGCAAGACCCGATTCCAGCCGTTAATCACGAGTTGATCAACGAGGCAGATGTGGCCACTTTGAAAGGTAAAATTTTAGCTTCAGGGCTGTCGGTAGCTCAACTGGTAGGAGCCGCCTGGGCATCAGCATCTACTTTCCGTGGGTCTGACAAACGCGGAGGTGCCAACGGAGCACGCGTACGCTTGAGTCCTCAAAGAAACTGGGAAGCAAACAACCCAGCCAACCTTGACATTGTGGTGACCAAACTGGAAAGCATCCAAAAAGATTTTGCGAAAGATGTATCTCTAGCCGACCTGATTGTATTGGGTGGATGTGCTGCTATTGAGCAAGCCGCCAAAGATGCCGGACACGAAGTCACTGTTCCTTTCACCCCAGGGCGCGCCGATGCCTCTCAAGAGCAAACCGATGCAGAGGCTTTTGCTGTGCTTGAGCCTTGGGCAGATGGTTTCCGCAATTACATAAAAGGCAACTACAATGTATCGGCCGAAGAGATGTTGGTAGACAAGGCGCAGTTGATGACCTTGACTGCCCCCGAAATGACTGTATTGGTGGGTGGTATGCGCGTGCTCAATGCCAACACTGGACAAGCGCAACATGGGGTATTTACCAAACGTCCCGAAAAACTAACCAACGATTTCTTTGTAAACTTGCTTGACCTGGGCACTACCTGGAAGGCAACCTCAGAGAAAGAAGAGGTGTTTGAAGGACGCGACCGTGCCAGTGGCGAAGTAAAATGGACGGGTACCAGAGTAGACCTTATTTTTGGTTCAAACTCTGAACTTCGCGCCATTGCCGAGGTATACGCCTGCAGCGATTCGCAAGCGCGTTTTGTCAAAGACTTTGTAGCTGCCTGGGACAAAGTGATGAACCTCGACCGCTTTGACCTGAAGTAGTAGTTATGCAAGTCAAGTAGCGACAAGCCAAGAGCGATTAGCTACAAGTATATGCAAAAACAATTATATACAAAAAACAGCCTGGAGACGGGCTGTTTTTTTTGGTTTTAGGGAATATCAAAGCTGGTATAAACGCTTTGTGACTTTTGTTTGTACTTAGTGTTTTATTAGTTGTTTTTAGAGACCATTACTGAAACTAAATGTAATAGCGGTCGTTTTTGAACTTAGCAAATAATACAAGAAGTTATGTACTAACAATACTGTTAGTACATAACTTCTAAAATTTTACAAAATGGAAAATTTTATAAATCGTATTATTTGGTTTTGGCAAAATAACAAAGATTTTTTCTTGCCATTGTTTTATTCTTTTTTACTTGCCTTATGCCGCAAGACGCTAGGAGATACATCACAATACTTGGCTTATTCGAGTATTTTGCTTGTAGCGGTGTTTTTGCTAGGGGCAAGCTTTCAAAACAATCTAAGAAAATAGTTATCGAGCCAATTTTCAGTAAAGAGAGCCTTTGGGCTCTCTCACTGAAATTTTTCTTCCTCAATAAAGCCCTTCTTTATATTTGCATATTATTCAACAAAAGAATTACCTTCGTGTCAATTGCATTATAACAAACATTGAAAATTAGTATCGTAAAACTAGTTTTTCAGATTGTTTTGAAATGCTAATGAAATTTTTCATTTATTAGCATTGCACCCATAACAAGCAAAAAAGGCAGCCCTGTAAATACAGGGTTGCCTTTTGTTTTAGAAATCAATACAACATTGATTGCCTTTTATTACTACTAATCGGCGAATAGTGTACCCACTACTTCATCTTAATCGAAGGAGTTGACTTGTAGTCATCAACTTTTAACCTGTTTGATAGAGCCAAAACCAATGCTGACGTTGCGTCCCAACCCTAAAAAATCGGGCAAGGCGACATTGCACACAAACGTGAGGTTGAATGCCAAAGAACGCTGTTTTTTGAACGTGACAAAACGGGTATGTTCTATAGATTTTATGTGCAACTGAATAAGTGTGGGGATATGCCACCCAATGCCTTTTGCCATGGAAATAATATTGGCGGTAAGAATGCCTTCCAGCAGCGCTATTTTATCGGTGAGACGTTCCAGCTTCTTATAGTCCAGGTAGCGTTGTTGATTGAGTGCCACCCAGTTGAGGATGCTATATTGATAGGTAGGGGCAGTACTTAGCTCTATAGTAAACTCCTCCATCAGTAGTCGGCCTATTTTTGCTTCGTTTTTTTGTGTACCAATAGTCAGGGAGCTATTGGGTTGGGCAAATAGCTTGTGTATTTCTTCTACTCCTTCGTTGAGACAAAAAATGACGGGCTTTTGAGCAATGCTCTTGTACTGGATAAGTGGGTAACGATAGATGTATGTTTGAGCATCTATATGGTTATGAAAAAGCCAAGTGTCTTTAAAACCCACTTGAGCAATTACTGCTCCCCTAAAGGCTGGTACTTCATAAGGCTTAAGCGAGCTGTCAAATTGCACGCGCAATGTTTTGATGGTGTGCATTACAATCAATTATTTTTTGTGAAAAAATGAGGCCCAACTTTTCCAGAGTTTGATGAAAGCCTGCCGTCAAAAGTAGTAAAAAAACTCATTAAAGAGGCATAGCTATTTTTTATCACTTTTTGCCATCTTTGCAAGGTAATTATTGAGCGTAGATTTGCTAAAAAAAAAATATATGCCGTGATTGGGTAATAGATAGAAAAAAGGCGGGTTGCCTAAAATCGAAAAGTAAAAAATACCCACATAATGATAAACCAGGAAAGATGCAAAGCCTACCTAAAAGCACTGTTTAGTTTTAAAGAAGGTACGCTACCCCAAGCGTTAGAGGCAGCCTTAGAAACCTCCGAACCTTTGATAAACAAAGCCCGCGAACTACTGGGAGCAAACTCAAATGGAGGAGTAGCAGACCAGCCTTTGGTAGCGATTCTTTCCAGGGTGTTTGGGCAAGATGAAAAGAACGATTATAAGTATTTTTTTCAGCCTTGTTCTTTGAGCGTCATGCCCGAAGTTGACGGTAGCGTACAACCAGTGAGTGTTTTTCCAGAAAAAACACACGGAAACCTGCCTGTACCCAATAATGCAAAAAGCGTAGAAAAAGGCTTGCAAAATGCCCTGAATGAGTTGAGTAAAGCCACCAAAAAAGATCTTTCTGCTTTTAGCTATGCAGCTTACCACTTGTTGCACAAATACCTCACTCGTTCGGCGTCGGCAGACTCGCCCGATAACGACGTAAGTGTGTTTGACCACCAGCGTATTTTGGCGGCGGTGGTCAATTGCCTGAGCCACGGGCAAACCAACCTGGCACAGCCCAAGTTTACTGAACCCCCGGAGTTTGTCTTGCTCAAAGGTGATATTTCGGGCATTCAAAAATTTATCTACCATCACATGGACCTGACCCAGGTAGGTGGAAGCAACGATTTGTCTAAAAAACTGCGGGGGCGCTCATTTTACGTTACTTTGCTCACCAATTTTCTTGCTGAACGTTTTCTGGAACACCTCGAACTCACCGAAGCTAACCTGATTTATTCTACCGGGGGACAATTTATGATTTTGGCGCCTGCCTATGTTCAAGTAGAGAAACACTTAGACGATTTTGCTGAAAAGTTGAATAGAGACTTAAGAAAAAAACTAGGCAATGGGTTTAATTTTTTGCTGGGGTATGTGCGTGCCGGAGCCCATTTATTTGAAGATACTGGCAAGTATTTTACCGCCCTCGAAAAAGAAATGAGCCAGCAAAAAGCCAACGTGCTGAAGTCGTCGCTGAAAGAGGTAATGAAAGTTCAAGATACGGTGGATGAGTTTCTCGAAGATGTATGGTTGGGCAATAATATTCCTTATTCGGAGTGCTTGGTAGAACTTACATTGAAAAAGAAACTGGACAAAGGTCAGCAGGTGAGGGTAACCCGTAAAACGGCAAAAAATGGTCGGGTGCAAACGCATGAAACGTCTGCCAGTATTGCCCAAATAGTAGATGGAAGCATAGGAGAAGAGCATAACAGAGTTGACCGGAGGCTGGTGATAGATTTATTGGTTTACAATAAATTGTATTTTATGCCCAGCACCAGAAAGTACACGCAAGACAGCAGCACCGAAGTTGATTCGCCTTATACCCCCGAAGACTACCACAAGCTCAAGGATGACATCCAGGTTTTGCTTAACGACTACGCCGATGCGATAGAGTCTGCTACGGTTATATCTTTAAACAAGACAAATATAGAAGACTTTTTTGACTTGAAAGCCCCTTGTCCGGTTTACCACAAATTTTATTTCCTTGGCAGCGAGTCGCGCCAGTTTTTTGAGAAAGATGAGCCTTTACTTGCTTTGTATGACAACAAACCAGGAGACGTGATGCATTTTGATGGCTTGCAAATGCTTAATTATACAGAAAGAAGGGGCAAACAGGGGGCAAAAAAGTACAAATACCTGGAGTATCCTATGCTGGGGGCAATGCGCCTGGATGTAGATTATTTGGGGAGTATTTTTGCTTTTGGACTGGAAAGCAATTCAAAAGAGGAAAACAAACCAAACGACAGAAAAAGTTTTACCCGTTTGGCAACCCTTAGTCGTGAGTTTCACCTGTTTTTTGCTGGCTATTTCAATGTGTTGGTCAACAAATACCAACTCTACACCACCTATTCGGGGGGCGACGATGCCTTTGTGGTGGGTTCTTGGTACAACTTGATGCACTTTGCCCAAGAGCTGCACCAACAATTCAAGGATTTTACCTGCCATAATCCGTATGTCACCTTTAGTGCAGGGCTGTTTTTTTGCGATGTCAAACACCCGGTGGGTAGGTTTGCTTACCAGGCAGAAGACTTAGAAAAACGCGCTAAAAACTTTCAACACATTGAAAGAAAAAAAGACCCCAAAACAGGAGATGTTACAGAAAAGGTACTGGCCGAAAAAGGCGCCATTTCGGTTTTTGATCATACCCTAAGTTGGGAGCACTACGAGTGTATGCTGGGCTTTGGCGATACTTTGCTAAAGCATGTCAACAATGACCAATTGAGTCGAAGCCTGGTACATCGCTTGATACGCTTGATCAAGTCGAACACCCGACGCAATGGCTCGGTAGATGTATTACGTATTTACCGCAACACCGCCAAGCTCCATTACTTGTTTGCCCGGTATGGCTTTAAGGAAGAGCATATTAAGAAAGCTACCGATGGGTTGGCACACGAGGTGGTCAAAGTGATTTTGAGAGATTTTAAAAACCCATTTGCTTTCAAAGATTACCTCATCCCCACGAGTTATGTGTTGTGGAAAACAAGAAAAATAAATGAATTAAATAAAGGAAAGCCTCATGAGTAGACAAGCAATAGACCTAAAAACCCTGGCGGCAGGCTTGCACATTGTAGATGTAGAAGCCCTAATTTACTTTGCCGAAGACAGGGCGAAAGCTTTTAAAGCTGATCGATTGAAAACCAATCAATTGAGAAATTTTTATAGTGCCATTTTACAGATTAGGCAAGCGTTTGAAATACAACAGGAGTTTACCAAAGACATCAAAACTATGTTGGTATTGCTCAAGCCCAAGCTGGCTTTTGCGGCAGGGCGACAACAGGCGGTGCGTAGGAACTTTAAACCTTTTATGGATGCAGCTATAGAGGGGGTACTCAATGCACCCGATACAGTGGACAAAACCAAAGATTCAAGTGAAACCAGGACTGGTAAGACTATAGCCCTCGAAAACTACTTTGCATTGATAGAAAGCGTGGTGGCATATCATAAGTTTTATGAGTAAGACCATCAGTGTTTGACTAAATAATTGTTTAACCCAAGAAAGAACCTATGAGCCAAGAAGACAACCCCCAAGAAGAACAGAAAATAACCTCAGTGCCCGTATTTAAGGCAAACTTGGTGCTGAGAGGCAAAATAGAATGTGTGACTGGTTTGCACATTGGCGGCAGCAAAGAAAAACTAGAAATAGGTGGAGTGGACTCTCCTGTATTGCGCAACCCTCAAACCCGCTACCCTTATATACCGGGCAGCTCTATCAAGGGCAAACTACGCTATTTGCTAGAGTACAGTACGGGCGCGGTTACTAAACCCGTCAAAAATAAATTTGGCGATGTGTCGGTGGCTAAAGACATTGTGCGAATATTTGGTATTGGCGCTGATGACAAGGAAGTAGAAGTAGACAATGACAAGGACAGCGAGTCGGACAAAAAATACAAGGCATCGGTACAATACCTTAAAGAAACGGGACCCACCCGCTTGATCGTAAGAGACTGCAACCCCGATGATGCCACCCAAGAAATGTGGAAGAACTTAGACTCAGAATTGTTGTATACCGAATACAAACCCGAAAATACTATAGACCGCCTCACGAGTGCTGCCAACCCTCGGTTTATTGAGCGGGTAGTGGCTGGTTCTTACTTTGATTTTGAGGTCATTTTGGGCGTTTTTTATAATGAATTGATGGATGAGCAGGGCAATAATGTAACAACAGAGGACTATCGCACCGAACAAGTAAATGCAAGCAAAAAAGATGTAGCGAACCTGATGCAAGCTTTGCGTTTGCTCGAAAACAACACCTTGGGCAAATCGGGTAGCCGGGGCTATGGACAGATCAAGCTGCATTTGTCAGCGCCCGCATTTGTCACCAGCAACGACTACATAAAAGATTCGGTTGTTTACCAAAAAGCTATAGGTAAACTAAACAAAGACGAGTTAAAAGGTTTATCTGAGATAGTGATCAATTACCCCGAAAACTTATGATGAAAATAGTTTATCTGAAACCAAAGGCAGGGTTTAGAAGCGGCATGCGCTCTGATACGCTATGGGGCACCTTGTGTTGGGCTATTTATCATGTATATGGCAACCAGGGCAAAGCCAGGTTAGAGGCATTTTTGGCGTCTTACGATACCAACGCACCTGCACTGGTACTCAGTTCGGCTTTTCCTTACAAGCAGTTAGGAGATGAAAAGCGATGTTTTTATCCCAAGCCTTACCTGAGCAAAGAACGCAAAAAGGAGATGGAACTTCAACGCTTGGCAGCCAATGAAAAGAAGTTTCAAGGCGATAAAATAAGGGCGAAATTAGCCGCAATGAATGAGCAAAAAAAGGTGCGCAAGCAAAGTTTTTTGACTCAAGATCAGTTTTTTGACCTCATGCAAGGGACAGCGACTGCTGAAAGTATTGAAGAAGATTTTTGGAGCCAAGAAGACGAAAACAAAGAGGAGAACGAGAAGAATAAAGATAAACAAAGGTATACGCCTCCCACAACACGCAGCATCAGCGTCACCCACAATGCCATTGACCGGATCAAAGGTAGCACAATGAAGCGCAACGATGTGGGGCAACTGTTTCACGTGACCGAAAACTATCTGGAGGACAAGCAAAACAACACCCAAGCACAAGACAATGTGGGCTTGTTTTTTTTGGCAGAGGTACGCGATGTACCCGTATTTGAGGCCGCCTTGCGCTATTTGCAGCACGCGGGCTTTGGTGGCGATCGGGGCACAGGCAAGGGGCATTTTGAGATTACTTGCGAAGATTTTGACCGCTTACCTAAAGTAAACAACCCCAACGTAATGACCAATTTATCGTTGTATTTGCCTACCCAGGGCGAGTTGGCTGCCTTTAGTCAAAAATCCCAAATCAATACTTTTAGGTATCAGCTAGAAAACCGCCAGGGCAGGCTAGGCTTTGTCAATAGCCCTGCATTTTTGAAAAAGCCACTCACTATGTTCAAGGAAGGAGGTATTTTCCCTTACATTAACCAAACTCATTTTGGGCAAAAAGTCGATGTAACCTCTGC from Microscilla marina ATCC 23134 carries:
- the csm2 gene encoding type III-A CRISPR-associated protein Csm2 gives rise to the protein MSRQAIDLKTLAAGLHIVDVEALIYFAEDRAKAFKADRLKTNQLRNFYSAILQIRQAFEIQQEFTKDIKTMLVLLKPKLAFAAGRQQAVRRNFKPFMDAAIEGVLNAPDTVDKTKDSSETRTGKTIALENYFALIESVVAYHKFYE
- the csm3 gene encoding type III-A CRISPR-associated RAMP protein Csm3, which produces MSQEDNPQEEQKITSVPVFKANLVLRGKIECVTGLHIGGSKEKLEIGGVDSPVLRNPQTRYPYIPGSSIKGKLRYLLEYSTGAVTKPVKNKFGDVSVAKDIVRIFGIGADDKEVEVDNDKDSESDKKYKASVQYLKETGPTRLIVRDCNPDDATQEMWKNLDSELLYTEYKPENTIDRLTSAANPRFIERVVAGSYFDFEVILGVFYNELMDEQGNNVTTEDYRTEQVNASKKDVANLMQALRLLENNTLGKSGSRGYGQIKLHLSAPAFVTSNDYIKDSVVYQKAIGKLNKDELKGLSEIVINYPENL
- the csm4 gene encoding type III-A CRISPR-associated RAMP protein Csm4, encoding MMKIVYLKPKAGFRSGMRSDTLWGTLCWAIYHVYGNQGKARLEAFLASYDTNAPALVLSSAFPYKQLGDEKRCFYPKPYLSKERKKEMELQRLAANEKKFQGDKIRAKLAAMNEQKKVRKQSFLTQDQFFDLMQGTATAESIEEDFWSQEDENKEENEKNKDKQRYTPPTTRSISVTHNAIDRIKGSTMKRNDVGQLFHVTENYLEDKQNNTQAQDNVGLFFLAEVRDVPVFEAALRYLQHAGFGGDRGTGKGHFEITCEDFDRLPKVNNPNVMTNLSLYLPTQGELAAFSQKSQINTFRYQLENRQGRLGFVNSPAFLKKPLTMFKEGGIFPYINQTHFGQKVDVTSAEQAKVLHHKLWHNGLGLMVPMRLKETTEDKN